Part of the Nostoc sp. ATCC 53789 genome, GTCGCTTTGGCAGCTAAGGTAGAAGTTCAAATTCAGAAAATAGCAGAGCGACAGCGACAAATCAGCGCCAAAGTCCAAATCCCCCAACCGGTGGAAAAAATTTGGAAGGTTTTGACAGATTATGAAGCCTTACCTGACTTTCTCCCCAACCTCGCCAAGAGTCGTCTAATCGAGCATCCCAATGGTGGAATTAGACTGGAGCAAGTAGGCTCCCAGCGCTTACTAAATTTCAACTTTTCGGCGCGGGTGGTTCTGGATTTGGAAGAATGCTTCCCCAAAGAAATTAATTTTCGGATGGTAGAGGGAGATTTTAAAGGTTTTTCTGGTAGCTGGTGTTTAGAGCCTTATTCCCTTGGTGAGTATATAGGAACAAATCTTTGCTACACAATTCAAGTTTGGCCTAAACTCACCATGCCAGTGGGAATCATTGAAAACCGCCTGAGTAAAGACCTACGGTTGAATCTTGTGGCTATTCACCAACGTGTAGAAGAGTTAGCCACCAAAAAACCGTATATATAATTAAACGCTCGTTCAGAAATAATCCTGAACGAGCGTTTTAATTTATCAACTTGTAGAAAGACACGCTTCTACTTTTTTAAGTACCCCCAGGGGAATTCGAATCCCCGTTACCTCCGTGAAAGGGAGGTGTCCTAGGCCTCTAGACGATGGGGGCATCGGACTCAGACCTTTTATAAAATAACTAATTTCCTAGCTGTTGTCAACAGCTTTTGCGAAAAAAAGTTTTTGGCAGCTAAACTGGGTGGTGGCTAAAGCTTGAAAAGGATACAAAGAGATGGAGAAACAAAAAGGATTTCGTAGAAGCTCCTGTGGGAAGCCGCAGGGTGCATCAACGTCTGGTGCTGGTAACTTCGAGAGAAGCTCAGATAGAAAAAACGGTAAATTCTGCCAAGGACAAAAGGGTATGATGTTGTACCCTGTAGAGTTAATATCTACGATTTTTTACCAAAGATTTTGAAATAAATCGCTCAAAATCTACAACATGGAAGCATCTTTTGAAATTACCCTACAGATGGCGATCGCTGTTTTTGCAGGCATTAGCGCTCAAGTGCTGGCTGCATACTTTCGCATACCCAGCATCGTCTTGTTATTGCTGTTAGGCATATTGTTCGGCTCTGATGGCATAGGGCTATTGCATCCCCATTTGCTGGGCACTGGAGTGGAAGTTATTGTCGCCCTAGCAACTGCAATAATTTTGTTTGAAGGCGGACTGAATTTGGATCTGCGAGAGTTAGGCAGGGTTTCAGTCAGCTTACAATTGCTCGTCACTCTCGGAACGCTAATCACACTACTTGGTGGCAGTATGGCTGCTCACTGGCTGGGTGAATTTCCTTGGAATATAGCTTTTCTCTATGCTTCCATCATTGTGGTGACAGGCCCAACCGTCGTTGGCCCTTTGCTTAAACAAATCAATGTAGATCGGCAAGTAGCAACACTTTTGGAAGGTGAAGGGGTTTTAATTGACCCTGTAGGAGCGATTCTCGCCTTCGTTGTCCTCGATACCATTGTGAACGGAGATGCCGATCCAATTAATGCGATCGTTGGTTTATTAATACGCCTGGGTGTTGGTGCAGCAATTGGTGGTGCTGGCGGTTATCTGATGAGCTTGATTTTCAAACGCGCCAGTTTTCTGTCATTCGAGCTAAAAAACTTAGTGGTGTTGGCGATACTTTGGGGTTTGTTTGCCTTATCGCAAATGATCCGCAGTGAATCGGGAGTCATGACAACAGTTGTTGCAGGAGCAGTCTTTGCTAACTCCTCTGTCCCAGAAGAACGTCTGTTACGGAGCTTTAAGGGTCAGCTAACAATTCTCAGCGTCTCGGTGCTATTTATCTTATTAGCTGCCGATCTATCTATTGCCAGTGTGTTTGCTTTGGGCTGGGGTAGTTTATTCACTGTTTTGGTATTAATGTTTGTCGTTCGCCCGATTAATATTTTGTTGTGTACCTGGAACAGTGATTTAAATTGGCGACAGAAACTATTTTTAAGCTGGGTTGCTCCTAGAGGAATTGTTGCGGCTTCTGTAGCTTCTTTTTTTGCAATCTCCCTTACCCAGCGTGGCATTAACGGCGGTGATTCGATTAAAGCTTTAGTCTTCCTGACAATTATCATGACTGTTGTCTGCCAAGGGCTAACAGCTGGCTGGGTTGCCAAATGGTTACAAATTACCTCTAAGGACGTAACTGGGGTAGTGATTGTGGGTTGTAACCCATTGAGTCTTTTGATTGCCCGATTCTTTCAAGAACGGGGAGAAAATGTGGTCATGATTGATACTGACCCCGAATGTCTTGTTCAAGCTGAGGCGCAAAATCTGCGAGTGATTGCCAGCAGTGGGTTAGATGCTGCTGTTTTGGAAGAGGCGGGACTTGCTTCGATGGGCACTTTTTTGGCGATGACAAGTAATGGCGAGGTGAATTTTGTTTTAGCTCAACGAGCAGCCGAGGAATTTAAGCCGCCGCGCGTTTTAGCTGTTTTCCCCCGCGATCCGCAAGCGAGTATTTCGGTTAGTAATAAAGTTAATCAAGCTTTTATCCCAGACTTAGCGATTAAAACTTGGAATGAATATTTAAATGATGGGCGAGTCAAACTGGGGACAACTACGCTAAATGAGCTAGAATTTTCCACTCAGTGCGATCGCATTCAAGAAAAAATTCGGACTGGAGTGTTGATACCGTTATTGGTAGAACGAGAAGAACGCTTACAGGTAATGCCAGTTAACCAAGATTGGGAAATTGGCGATCGCATTATTTACCTATTGCATGACCCCAGACCTAGCCTTTTAAAACGTTTATCTGGTGCTACCCAATCTACTCCCCTCTCTCTAGAAAAGTTAGCGGAGGTTGAAGACCTATCCCTCGTCCAATTGTCCGCTAGTGAGGCTTCTGGGGGATGAGGTAGGGGGGAAGGGGGACAAGGGGACAAGGGGACAAGGGGTGAGAACTTGAAACAAGTCTTTCCCTTTGTCCCCAATTCTCCTTGTCCCCAAGTCCTCTTCCCAATGCCCCTCTTCTTTGACCCTTTATTAACTTTGGGAAGGAATAAATTCGCCTTCTGGTGGTTGTTGCAAATTACCAATTTCTGGCTTTGGCGCTTCTTGATACATTTGCCATTCCTGCCACAGTAAAGCAGATAAATGCACGATCGCAAGAATTAGCGTCGCCACCGAAATGAGATAACTATGTATTGTGTAAAGGTGTTCGACAGTAACTGTATTAATCGCTCCACCCCCAGTTAGGATTTCGCGCAGCTGTCCACCAATAAAAGGAATAGCTTCGATGGTTCCCAATTCAATGTTAAAACGCCAGTATCCTTCCTGAGTCCAATCTAGGATCATCGCTGTCCAGTCCAGCCCGATCGCACTTAAGGTCAACAAAATCCCGCTAATCCAAGCAGTCAGCCAACTCTTGCGGAATTGGCGACCTAAAAACATCACCACAATTTGAATCAGAGCGATCGCAATTACCGCATTACCAGCAATGTTATGCGCTCTCCAAAACAACCACCCGTATGGAACTTGTGTATTAATCATCTTTAAGGAGTTATAAGCACCGCCTGCTGTCGGTTCATAGTAAAAAGACAGCAAAACTCCCGTAGAAACATAAATTAAGCACAAAGTCAGAATCACAACTGACAATATCGTTGCTATTCGTCGCATAATCCTATCGAACTGGGTGCTTTGCATAGCTCACCCCTCCTGTTCTTAACTAGGTATTTATTACTTTCTAATTTTAACTACGAAATATTAATATATGTTGCACTTTTCAAAGAAAAATAAATTTTTTTAATATTTCCGATAAGCTAACTAGCTCAATACCTTTCATGAGTGCTGAGTGCTGAGTAAGGAGTAAGGAGTAAGGAGTAAGGAGTGTGAAGGGATAAACCAATTCCCAATTCCCAATAACTAATGACTAATGACTAATGACTCAAATATTGCACCCAAGCTTTTAGGGGTTCTGGTGAGCCATACCAAATTCCAGAACTTCTTGGAGAATGTCTCACACCTTCAATTACCAGATTTTCTGCGCCTTCCAGGTGAGCAGCTTCAATTGGTGTGATGCCGTCTCCCCAAGTGTTGCCCTTACCACAGGTTAATTGGTAACTACTGTAAGCTAACCAGCTACCACGCCGCCTTTCCCCAAAGATAGTTTTACCAGCCACACAAACGTAACGAACGTTTTTATAAAAAGCTCCTGGGTAGTTATTGGTGACAAAATCTAGATTTGAGCGTGTCCAGCGTTCTTGGCTAATATGGGGTGTACCCAAGGTGATGAGAGTTGCAACCAAAGGATGCGCTTTCCAAAGCGAGGGTTTAGCGTTACTGCCTACCATATAAGGCTTTTCTCCCATGTAGATGCGGGATATCCAACCTCCGG contains:
- a CDS encoding SRPBCC family protein encodes the protein MTKEQNPTENLDFQSPSDDTNLEGDLSADLVALAAKVEVQIQKIAERQRQISAKVQIPQPVEKIWKVLTDYEALPDFLPNLAKSRLIEHPNGGIRLEQVGSQRLLNFNFSARVVLDLEECFPKEINFRMVEGDFKGFSGSWCLEPYSLGEYIGTNLCYTIQVWPKLTMPVGIIENRLSKDLRLNLVAIHQRVEELATKKPYI
- a CDS encoding cation:proton antiporter; translation: MEASFEITLQMAIAVFAGISAQVLAAYFRIPSIVLLLLLGILFGSDGIGLLHPHLLGTGVEVIVALATAIILFEGGLNLDLRELGRVSVSLQLLVTLGTLITLLGGSMAAHWLGEFPWNIAFLYASIIVVTGPTVVGPLLKQINVDRQVATLLEGEGVLIDPVGAILAFVVLDTIVNGDADPINAIVGLLIRLGVGAAIGGAGGYLMSLIFKRASFLSFELKNLVVLAILWGLFALSQMIRSESGVMTTVVAGAVFANSSVPEERLLRSFKGQLTILSVSVLFILLAADLSIASVFALGWGSLFTVLVLMFVVRPINILLCTWNSDLNWRQKLFLSWVAPRGIVAASVASFFAISLTQRGINGGDSIKALVFLTIIMTVVCQGLTAGWVAKWLQITSKDVTGVVIVGCNPLSLLIARFFQERGENVVMIDTDPECLVQAEAQNLRVIASSGLDAAVLEEAGLASMGTFLAMTSNGEVNFVLAQRAAEEFKPPRVLAVFPRDPQASISVSNKVNQAFIPDLAIKTWNEYLNDGRVKLGTTTLNELEFSTQCDRIQEKIRTGVLIPLLVEREERLQVMPVNQDWEIGDRIIYLLHDPRPSLLKRLSGATQSTPLSLEKLAEVEDLSLVQLSASEASGG
- a CDS encoding cytochrome b N-terminal domain-containing protein is translated as MQSTQFDRIMRRIATILSVVILTLCLIYVSTGVLLSFYYEPTAGGAYNSLKMINTQVPYGWLFWRAHNIAGNAVIAIALIQIVVMFLGRQFRKSWLTAWISGILLTLSAIGLDWTAMILDWTQEGYWRFNIELGTIEAIPFIGGQLREILTGGGAINTVTVEHLYTIHSYLISVATLILAIVHLSALLWQEWQMYQEAPKPEIGNLQQPPEGEFIPSQS
- a CDS encoding triacylglycerol lipase, translated to MPLPTVIVPGYLESAIAYRQLEQSLQQLDFPTVTVPLRRRDWLPTIGGRPVTPILQKLDLTIKHILQQYNATQVNLIGHSAGGWISRIYMGEKPYMVGSNAKPSLWKAHPLVATLITLGTPHISQERWTRSNLDFVTNNYPGAFYKNVRYVCVAGKTIFGERRRGSWLAYSSYQLTCGKGNTWGDGITPIEAAHLEGAENLVIEGVRHSPRSSGIWYGSPEPLKAWVQYLSH